From Levilactobacillus zymae, a single genomic window includes:
- a CDS encoding heavy-metal-associated domain-containing protein — protein MTKLTMKLGDLTCPSCMTKIEGALSHQTGVQNVKVLFNASKIKAEFDDSQTSADDLANVVTDLGYEVKSSKVKAL, from the coding sequence ATGACTAAATTAACAATGAAGTTAGGCGATCTGACGTGCCCATCTTGCATGACCAAGATTGAAGGCGCCCTAAGCCACCAAACCGGCGTACAAAACGTCAAGGTTCTGTTCAACGCCAGCAAGATCAAGGCCGAATTCGACGACAGCCAAACCTCCGCCGACGACCTGGCCAACGTGGTCACCGATCTTGGCTACGAAGTGAAGAGTTCTAAAGTTAAAGCCCTCTAA
- a CDS encoding ferritin-like domain-containing protein has translation MTTSIEDRYAAEQAQTDHDHHVPTAGAMTNHILANLHISIVKFHQVRWSVKGPLALSVRTLLNDYIATYRQQFDALGELLLDEGEIVSTTTQEFHDYNMLNESGAKKYLSAEDQVSELVHDADTHNLFIDRAIKLAENEERPALAAFLVNLRGTNNHIIRELQAVLGNDARDGLDEEDDDDDED, from the coding sequence ATGACCACATCGATTGAAGACCGTTACGCTGCCGAACAAGCCCAAACCGACCACGACCACCACGTGCCCACGGCCGGTGCCATGACCAACCACATCCTGGCTAATCTGCACATCTCCATTGTGAAGTTCCATCAGGTGCGCTGGTCGGTGAAGGGCCCGTTAGCCTTGAGTGTTCGGACCCTATTGAACGACTACATCGCCACCTACCGTCAACAATTCGATGCGCTAGGCGAACTGCTCTTGGACGAAGGCGAGATCGTCTCCACCACCACCCAGGAATTTCACGACTACAACATGTTAAACGAAAGTGGGGCCAAAAAGTACCTCAGCGCCGAAGACCAAGTCAGTGAGCTGGTCCACGACGCCGACACCCACAACCTCTTTATCGACCGGGCCATCAAGTTAGCTGAAAACGAAGAACGGCCAGCGTTGGCCGCCTTCCTGGTCAACTTACGGGGAACCAACAATCACATCATCCGCGAACTGCAGGCCGTCCTAGGCAACGATGCTCGCGACGGGCTGGACGAAGAAGACGATGATGACGACGAAGATTAA
- a CDS encoding heavy metal translocating P-type ATPase has protein sequence MAIQRYIYQHTTPITFWSAGLIILGFLNTWFVHLGYLTNTAWIIASVIAAAPIVLRAISALKAKVFSIELLVSIAVIGAFAIGEFEESAIVTFLFLFGSYLEQKTLAKTRGAIKSLTDMAPTTATLLAANGTTSEVDVDDLDEGDVVIVKAGGQVPVDGTVTSGSGYVNEASITGESRPINKQTGDAVFSGAIVESGTVQVKATQVGDETTFAKIIELVEEAQDTKSPAEKFIDKFAQYYTPAVLVIAILVFVFSRDLRLAITVLVLGCPGALVIGAPVSNVAGIGNGAKNGILIKGGDVVDSLAKVDTLVFDKTGTLTTGKMTVTNTQSYTTDRALLAGVAQVEQTSDHPLAQAIVQHLNAHLTGNTGTMTTETVKGRGMIGTWQGAPLYVGNAKLLSDNGITLTAAQLSDLHTMQDDGQSTVLVGYQGQLAYILGVADQIRSEVPAALTALKRQGIKHLVMLTGDNQATADAVASSLAIDEVHADLLPADKVTYVKKFQDQGRNVAFVGDGINDSPSLATANIGIAMGGGTDVAIETANVVLMQSSFTALNHAVGLARKTSANTKQNITIAILTVAFLLIGLVYGYIYMASGMFVHEASILVVIFNAMRLIGYKPRVAKQQPAVKQQLATN, from the coding sequence ATGGCAATTCAACGTTATATTTATCAGCACACCACCCCGATCACCTTCTGGTCGGCCGGCCTCATCATTCTCGGCTTTCTCAACACCTGGTTCGTTCACCTGGGCTACCTCACCAACACCGCCTGGATCATCGCTTCGGTGATTGCCGCCGCTCCCATCGTCTTACGGGCCATTAGCGCGTTAAAGGCCAAGGTCTTCAGTATTGAACTCCTGGTCAGCATCGCCGTCATCGGGGCGTTTGCCATCGGTGAATTCGAAGAATCCGCCATCGTGACCTTCCTCTTTCTCTTCGGGTCCTACCTGGAACAAAAGACCCTGGCCAAGACGCGGGGCGCCATCAAGTCGTTGACCGACATGGCCCCGACCACCGCAACCCTCTTAGCCGCCAACGGAACCACCAGCGAAGTCGACGTCGACGATCTCGACGAAGGCGACGTGGTCATCGTCAAAGCCGGCGGCCAAGTCCCCGTCGACGGGACGGTCACTAGCGGTTCCGGTTACGTCAACGAGGCTTCCATCACCGGTGAATCCCGGCCCATTAACAAGCAAACCGGTGACGCCGTCTTTTCCGGGGCCATCGTCGAAAGCGGAACGGTGCAGGTCAAGGCCACCCAGGTCGGTGACGAGACCACCTTCGCTAAGATCATCGAATTGGTCGAAGAAGCCCAAGACACCAAGTCGCCCGCCGAAAAGTTCATCGATAAATTCGCACAATACTACACCCCAGCCGTTTTAGTCATCGCCATTCTAGTCTTTGTCTTCTCCCGTGATCTTCGGCTGGCCATCACGGTGCTGGTCCTGGGTTGCCCGGGGGCCTTGGTCATCGGCGCGCCCGTCTCCAACGTTGCCGGCATCGGGAACGGCGCCAAGAACGGGATCCTGATCAAGGGGGGCGACGTGGTCGACAGCCTCGCCAAGGTCGATACGCTAGTCTTCGATAAGACCGGGACCTTAACCACCGGTAAAATGACCGTCACCAACACCCAAAGTTACACCACCGACCGGGCCTTATTAGCCGGGGTGGCCCAAGTCGAGCAGACCTCCGACCACCCGTTAGCCCAGGCCATCGTGCAACACTTAAACGCCCACCTCACCGGCAATACTGGCACCATGACCACCGAAACCGTCAAGGGTCGCGGGATGATTGGGACCTGGCAGGGTGCGCCCCTCTACGTGGGGAACGCTAAGTTACTGAGCGACAACGGAATCACCTTAACGGCCGCCCAACTGAGTGACCTGCACACCATGCAAGACGACGGTCAATCCACGGTCCTTGTGGGCTACCAAGGCCAGCTCGCCTACATCTTAGGGGTCGCCGACCAGATTCGCTCAGAGGTTCCGGCCGCCTTAACCGCGCTGAAACGCCAAGGCATCAAGCACCTGGTCATGCTGACCGGGGATAACCAAGCTACCGCCGACGCCGTTGCTTCCTCGCTAGCCATTGACGAAGTTCACGCCGACCTCTTACCCGCCGACAAGGTGACCTACGTCAAGAAGTTCCAAGACCAAGGACGCAACGTGGCCTTCGTGGGTGACGGGATCAACGACAGTCCTTCGTTAGCTACCGCCAATATCGGGATCGCCATGGGTGGCGGGACCGACGTGGCCATCGAAACCGCCAACGTAGTCCTGATGCAATCCAGCTTCACTGCTTTGAACCACGCGGTGGGGTTAGCCCGGAAGACGTCCGCCAACACCAAGCAAAACATCACCATCGCCATTCTGACCGTGGCCTTCCTGCTGATTGGCTTAGTCTACGGTTACATCTACATGGCTAGCGGGATGTTCGTTCACGAGGCCTCGATCCTAGTCGTAATCTTCAACGCCATGCGCTTAATTGGTTACAAGCCCCGGGTCGCTAAGCAGCAACCCGCCGTCAAGCAACAATTAGCCACGAATTAA
- a CDS encoding NEAT domain-containing protein gives MRKNWLLTVAVLALGTLGLTTTAQAKSVTYSTLTSGSNKTSMASKYFVRPAKVTVKGGRYRVTMHLKTAKTLGKFPVQVVKVNGTKPQNVRKVRDKAGNSNVYYTFTAKNLKKKINAKLSINVLHVYKATHTVTFKFKASQVPKLTRAHTRVVPVATAASQVSAAKKGATLLLP, from the coding sequence ATGCGAAAAAATTGGCTTTTAACGGTAGCGGTGTTGGCACTGGGAACGTTGGGATTGACGACCACGGCCCAGGCCAAGTCGGTGACGTATTCAACGTTGACCTCTGGGAGTAATAAGACGTCGATGGCTAGTAAGTACTTTGTCCGGCCGGCTAAGGTGACGGTCAAGGGCGGGCGCTACCGCGTCACCATGCACCTCAAGACGGCGAAGACGCTGGGAAAGTTCCCGGTACAAGTGGTAAAGGTCAACGGTACGAAACCGCAAAACGTCCGGAAGGTCCGGGATAAGGCGGGAAACTCCAACGTCTATTACACGTTTACCGCGAAAAATCTGAAGAAGAAAATCAACGCTAAGCTGTCGATCAACGTCTTGCACGTTTACAAGGCGACGCACACCGTGACCTTTAAGTTTAAGGCGTCCCAGGTCCCTAAATTAACCCGGGCGCACACCCGCGTGGTCCCCGTTGCGACCGCAGCGAGTCAGGTTAGTGCAGCAAAAAAAGGCGCAACACTACTACTCCCGTAG
- a CDS encoding Ig-like domain-containing protein, whose amino-acid sequence MKIKWIWTGCLSLVATVLVLLNVSATTPAQASTLADGTYTIPATLVKTTGNQPSTAASFFASTAQATVTAGQAQVNLAMQNNAEKYIKTVTVAGQNAVSGAALVFTLDTAQTSVPVTFSLDTPMGAMTQSALIVLDWSGVPTQVPTPPATVTQPTPSTTTEPAATVTPVVTTPAPTTVQTVTQPRLTVKAVTNRTKTVTGLTSQGAKVVVKRHGTTLGTATANRAGKYTVKLAKSQPAKTKLTITATKAKITTTKTVTVRQAAVKQPKTKKKTKQAASRPAKWTVKTPTGTWKATGTKGYTQIWTFSQKTGLTQKVYRHGKAVKTRVAYATYHVTPRTTTFWKVTYAPRHAKRQTLYLRFTTDKRFKVVNAKNHVVKTAAAPAPATTWTFNRR is encoded by the coding sequence ATGAAAATAAAATGGATCTGGACGGGCTGCTTGAGCCTGGTAGCCACGGTTTTGGTACTGTTAAATGTAAGCGCCACCACACCGGCACAAGCCAGCACCTTGGCCGACGGCACTTACACCATTCCGGCAACTTTGGTTAAAACGACGGGGAATCAACCGTCAACGGCGGCATCATTCTTTGCCAGCACGGCGCAGGCTACCGTGACGGCCGGGCAGGCTCAGGTTAACTTGGCCATGCAAAATAACGCCGAAAAATACATTAAGACGGTCACGGTGGCGGGCCAAAATGCGGTCAGCGGTGCGGCGCTGGTCTTCACGCTAGACACGGCCCAGACCAGTGTTCCCGTAACGTTTAGCCTAGACACGCCGATGGGGGCGATGACGCAGTCGGCGTTGATCGTACTCGATTGGAGTGGGGTCCCGACACAGGTGCCAACGCCACCGGCGACGGTCACTCAGCCAACTCCAAGTACGACCACCGAGCCGGCGGCCACCGTCACGCCAGTGGTGACTACCCCGGCGCCAACAACCGTCCAAACGGTCACGCAACCCCGACTGACGGTGAAGGCCGTGACTAACCGGACCAAAACGGTGACCGGGCTGACTAGTCAGGGGGCAAAAGTAGTGGTCAAGCGGCACGGCACTACGTTGGGCACGGCGACGGCCAACCGGGCGGGGAAGTATACCGTCAAGTTGGCTAAGTCCCAGCCGGCCAAGACCAAGTTGACCATTACCGCGACGAAGGCGAAGATCACGACCACCAAGACGGTAACGGTGCGGCAAGCGGCGGTTAAACAGCCAAAAACTAAAAAGAAAACCAAACAGGCCGCTAGTCGACCGGCGAAATGGACGGTTAAGACCCCCACGGGAACCTGGAAGGCGACGGGAACTAAGGGGTATACACAAATTTGGACCTTTAGTCAAAAGACCGGGCTCACCCAGAAAGTGTACCGCCACGGGAAGGCCGTCAAGACCCGCGTGGCCTACGCTACTTACCACGTGACACCACGGACCACGACCTTTTGGAAGGTGACCTACGCGCCACGGCACGCGAAGCGCCAGACCCTGTACCTGCGGTTTACCACGGATAAGCGTTTTAAAGTGGTCAATGCTAAAAATCACGTGGTGAAGACGGCCGCGGCACCGGCGCCAGCGACCACCTGGACGTTTAACCGGCGGTAG
- a CDS encoding Ig-like domain-containing protein, protein MKKFMVALTGLVTVATLGATVPATGITANAATKKTTSTYVSPSLKVNAIYNNSKTIKGTATKGSKITVKSTKNAKKNLATATASSKTGKYTAKLSKTLKKNSNVYVYATNPKTKAYFYRIIRVQAAATKTATKKTTSTKKTTTKTTAKKTTSTKKSTASFSVKTPTGTWKSNTANKYSQVFTFTQKTGFNQTLYKNGKKVKTLVSYATYKVNAKTPTFWKITYTPKNAKKSSSFYLRFTSAKKFKIVNSKNQVVKTTAGVAPAANWTFTKK, encoded by the coding sequence ATGAAGAAATTTATGGTTGCATTAACTGGCTTGGTAACGGTAGCCACTTTAGGCGCAACGGTACCGGCAACTGGCATCACGGCTAACGCGGCAACGAAGAAGACCACGTCGACCTACGTTAGTCCTAGCTTAAAGGTCAATGCTATTTATAACAACTCGAAGACGATTAAGGGGACCGCGACGAAGGGGTCCAAGATTACCGTCAAGAGTACCAAGAATGCGAAGAAGAACCTGGCTACGGCCACGGCTTCCAGCAAGACGGGAAAGTACACCGCTAAGTTGTCCAAAACCTTGAAGAAGAACAGCAACGTCTACGTCTACGCGACGAACCCAAAGACCAAGGCGTACTTCTACCGGATCATCCGGGTTCAAGCTGCCGCCACTAAGACGGCTACGAAGAAGACCACGTCTACCAAGAAGACGACGACGAAGACCACGGCCAAGAAGACCACGTCGACTAAGAAGTCTACGGCTAGCTTCTCCGTTAAGACGCCTACGGGCACTTGGAAGTCCAACACGGCCAACAAGTACTCACAAGTCTTCACCTTCACCCAAAAGACTGGTTTTAACCAAACCCTGTACAAGAACGGTAAGAAGGTCAAGACCCTGGTTTCTTACGCGACCTACAAGGTAAACGCTAAGACGCCAACGTTCTGGAAGATCACGTACACGCCAAAGAACGCTAAGAAGAGCTCGAGCTTCTACCTGCGCTTTACGTCCGCGAAGAAGTTCAAGATCGTTAACTCAAAGAACCAAGTCGTTAAGACCACGGCCGGCGTTGCCCCAGCGGCTAACTGGACGTTCACTAAAAAGTAA
- a CDS encoding helix-turn-helix domain-containing protein, with product MLDNILNQLMKLTKIEKEQLKNYEFHNDMPLAAYDSNLTKRKQTLVLNNYFFRNKNIYISKHNRYAPYPTHTHTFLEVNYMLRGEADEIVQGQPVHLNTGDLILLDVGCAHSIGYLGTNDLLINILFQDRTINIDLLNSLRSSRSVLYEFLVNRKIGLGNKSTYLLFRRENGREIQETLDRIIEEYYLQREYADTIIKSYLSILIAQLVRNYAVNVDRPLSKSQVLITQILQDINDNDRDISLGYIAKKYGYNRNYLSNLFRETVGETFSDVLTKQRILHAHTLLASTQMPVDKIITQVGMTNKTFFYKKYRQYYHKNPREKIKS from the coding sequence ATGCTGGATAATATTTTAAATCAGTTAATGAAGCTGACCAAGATTGAAAAGGAGCAACTAAAGAACTACGAATTTCATAACGATATGCCGTTAGCGGCGTATGACAGTAACCTCACGAAACGGAAGCAAACGTTGGTTTTGAATAATTACTTTTTTCGCAATAAAAACATCTATATTAGTAAGCATAATCGCTACGCCCCTTATCCCACCCACACCCATACCTTTTTGGAAGTTAACTACATGTTACGTGGGGAAGCCGATGAAATTGTGCAAGGTCAACCGGTCCATTTAAATACGGGCGATTTGATTTTACTGGACGTGGGCTGTGCGCACTCGATTGGGTACCTGGGAACCAATGATCTGCTCATTAATATTTTATTTCAGGATCGAACCATTAATATTGATTTACTCAACAGCTTGCGAAGTAGCCGCAGTGTGCTCTATGAATTTCTGGTTAATCGTAAAATTGGTCTGGGGAATAAATCGACTTATCTGTTATTTCGCCGAGAAAATGGCCGGGAGATTCAAGAAACCCTAGACCGAATTATTGAGGAATATTACCTACAAAGGGAATATGCGGATACGATTATTAAATCCTATCTGTCCATCTTGATTGCCCAATTAGTTCGGAATTATGCGGTTAATGTGGATCGTCCGCTGTCTAAGTCGCAGGTACTGATTACCCAGATTCTACAAGACATTAACGATAATGACCGGGACATTAGTTTGGGGTACATTGCGAAAAAATACGGCTACAATCGGAATTATCTCAGTAATTTATTCCGCGAAACGGTCGGAGAAACCTTTTCGGATGTGTTAACCAAACAACGCATCCTGCACGCCCACACCTTGCTAGCGTCAACGCAGATGCCGGTGGATAAAATCATTACGCAGGTGGGGATGACCAATAAGACCTTTTTCTACAAAAAATATCGACAATACTATCATAAAAATCCGCGTGAAAAGATAAAATCCTGA
- a CDS encoding family 78 glycoside hydrolase catalytic domain has product MVNSVGDRLLQPTHLNVNLLEFAYNVTHPRFSWWDHSNRSGSFQTAYEIVASKRLYQLANRDYLFSSGWIESAQNSAVLVPSLDKLLVPGELYYWQVRIRDNFETVSDFSQPNKFICQAPLTLAPNHGIWDASTKTQGEELPHLGNVVFLRSPQFDLQTLNVDTAIITAFSRGNEPVLAQGFDLYLNGQAVGVGSARPQAHYQGTSQTAIYYNDYEVTEDLNDGTNVVGVLATGQSARRAVWAQLKLYLNNGTQQTVMVTDETWKSLDGSNAFGDSGVRMRSLYFGMVSENVDMRYFPQDWTAVDFNDREWSQAKYNETASLVATDEVLCPYRSENTCRVLTTDLPAQVTQLGPQHYLIDLGKEIIGSLQVHLKSAQIQRLNVVMGEQLTAQGRVRHHLACGPDYIETWTLVPGENNFRTLQMKNFRYVEVTGFAGDLTPDSLRGWALQQPFDPDEGLFHSSDDLLNQEYNLAKYTIKATNQDVYVDSQARERKPYEGDLLVNGNTSYVLSSHYSLARHSIDYLLDNPTWPEDYKLFNVEMAWQDYLYTNDVTLLEKRYAVLREKFNRGADGQDNFDEKVGLVTGNGLIDWPIRERDGFVEGKYNTPFNAIYCGVYQLMSRIAAVTQHPADQDFYEQRAATIKQQMIAYLYDAKRGVYHDSLNADLTVNQHAAHHSSAYALCYGVYDGQTMADRLSHFVANDGEFIGSVYFIYFMLKGLIDTGHSEDALRLLTNTDDHQDHKTFAAILKHLGATIAPEAWSNYYKPNLTLSHPWGATPGLTIVQGIMGIIPLEPGFKLFRLRIQPGDLTHLKVTTPSAKGIIQAEYTLEGDRKHIKVNVPMNSRVQIELPQASQIVEVKDQAAVVSAASEHSQLTLPSGRYDLIYK; this is encoded by the coding sequence GTGGTTAATTCTGTAGGAGATCGACTATTACAGCCGACACACTTAAATGTTAATTTATTAGAGTTTGCGTACAACGTTACCCACCCTCGCTTTAGTTGGTGGGATCACAGCAATCGGTCAGGGAGTTTTCAAACGGCCTATGAGATCGTGGCCTCCAAGCGCTTATATCAACTCGCTAATCGTGATTATTTGTTTAGCAGCGGGTGGATCGAATCCGCTCAAAATTCGGCTGTGTTAGTCCCGAGTTTAGACAAATTATTAGTTCCTGGCGAATTGTATTATTGGCAGGTCCGTATTCGCGACAATTTTGAAACGGTCAGTGACTTCTCGCAACCCAATAAATTTATCTGCCAAGCCCCGTTGACACTAGCCCCTAACCACGGTATTTGGGATGCTTCCACGAAAACTCAGGGCGAAGAGCTACCTCATTTGGGTAACGTGGTGTTTCTGAGAAGTCCCCAGTTTGACTTGCAAACGTTGAACGTGGATACGGCGATTATCACGGCGTTTTCTCGGGGTAACGAGCCGGTATTAGCTCAGGGCTTTGATTTATACCTTAATGGTCAGGCTGTGGGTGTCGGCTCGGCCCGCCCCCAAGCGCACTACCAAGGAACGTCACAAACGGCGATTTATTATAACGACTACGAAGTCACGGAAGACCTAAATGACGGCACTAACGTCGTGGGGGTATTGGCTACGGGACAGTCGGCGCGCCGGGCGGTCTGGGCGCAGCTAAAACTTTACCTAAATAACGGAACACAGCAAACGGTCATGGTGACCGATGAAACCTGGAAGTCACTGGACGGCAGTAACGCGTTCGGCGACTCTGGGGTTCGGATGCGTAGTCTGTATTTTGGCATGGTATCTGAAAATGTGGATATGCGTTACTTCCCCCAGGATTGGACTGCGGTCGATTTTAATGATCGGGAATGGTCCCAGGCTAAATATAACGAAACGGCGTCATTAGTCGCTACCGATGAGGTTCTGTGCCCGTACCGCAGTGAGAATACTTGCCGGGTACTGACGACGGACTTACCCGCCCAGGTGACGCAATTGGGACCGCAACATTACCTAATTGACTTAGGGAAAGAAATCATCGGTAGTTTACAAGTGCACCTCAAGAGCGCGCAAATTCAGCGGCTGAACGTGGTGATGGGAGAACAGTTGACCGCGCAAGGGCGGGTCCGCCACCACTTAGCGTGTGGGCCGGACTATATCGAGACCTGGACACTGGTGCCGGGTGAAAACAACTTTAGGACCTTACAGATGAAGAACTTTCGGTACGTTGAGGTAACCGGCTTTGCCGGCGACCTAACGCCGGATAGTCTTCGTGGTTGGGCCCTTCAACAGCCCTTTGATCCAGATGAAGGGTTATTCCACAGCAGTGACGACTTGCTAAATCAGGAATATAACCTGGCGAAGTACACGATTAAGGCCACGAATCAGGACGTCTACGTGGATTCCCAGGCACGGGAACGTAAACCCTATGAGGGTGACTTACTGGTTAATGGGAACACGAGTTACGTCTTGTCGTCGCATTACTCGTTAGCTCGGCACTCCATCGATTATTTGTTGGATAATCCCACTTGGCCGGAAGACTATAAGTTATTTAACGTTGAGATGGCCTGGCAAGATTATCTCTACACCAATGATGTGACGTTACTAGAAAAACGGTATGCCGTTTTGCGAGAAAAGTTTAACCGGGGTGCCGATGGTCAGGATAACTTTGACGAAAAAGTCGGGTTAGTGACGGGCAATGGGCTCATTGACTGGCCGATTAGGGAACGTGACGGATTCGTTGAAGGGAAGTATAACACGCCGTTTAACGCCATTTACTGTGGGGTTTATCAGCTGATGAGTCGGATTGCGGCGGTCACACAACACCCTGCCGATCAAGACTTTTACGAGCAGCGGGCCGCGACCATTAAGCAACAAATGATCGCTTACCTGTACGATGCTAAGCGTGGGGTTTATCACGATTCGTTGAACGCAGACTTAACGGTTAACCAACACGCGGCCCATCACTCTTCGGCCTATGCCTTATGCTACGGCGTGTATGACGGGCAGACCATGGCCGATCGGTTAAGTCACTTTGTGGCGAACGACGGCGAGTTTATTGGCAGCGTTTACTTTATCTACTTTATGCTGAAGGGTCTAATTGATACGGGGCATTCGGAAGACGCGTTACGGTTGTTAACCAATACGGATGATCACCAGGATCACAAGACCTTTGCGGCAATTCTCAAGCATCTCGGGGCCACCATTGCCCCGGAAGCTTGGAGTAACTATTACAAGCCGAATCTAACCCTTTCTCACCCGTGGGGGGCGACACCGGGACTGACCATTGTTCAGGGAATTATGGGCATTATCCCGTTGGAACCAGGATTCAAGCTATTCCGGTTGCGAATTCAACCGGGGGATTTAACGCACCTGAAGGTGACGACGCCAAGTGCCAAGGGCATCATCCAGGCCGAGTATACCCTGGAAGGCGACCGGAAACATATTAAGGTCAACGTTCCGATGAATTCACGGGTACAGATTGAGTTGCCACAAGCAAGTCAGATCGTTGAAGTGAAGGATCAAGCGGCGGTTGTGTCAGCCGCGAGTGAACACAGTCAGCTTACGTTACCATCGGGTCGCTATGATCTGATCTACAAATAA
- a CDS encoding MFS transporter produces MGHNKVYTPRKITVWRGIGYGIVDFVGGGSMTIIGAWMLFFYTSYCNLTAVQGASIIGAARVADAICSLLMGSLTDNFYKNKLGKRFGRRHFFLLIGSPLMLLYITLWIAGMNYWYYFTTYMVFEVISSAMMIPYETLPNEMTDDFNERTKLSSARMFISAGATFLATFIPGQLFAILGQHSPIPFLVNGTMFAVIFAIGVYMCYAVTWEKPVTPEMAAELEKDAVNRGSLGQRFWGLLKDYGSTLRIKSFRKHLLIYLFSFTGKDTVNTVFAYFCIYCLGLSATVAANLLSLSLVGLLVTIVAGFAMVKFGPKFLYTTGYGLMLAMLIAYYLCFKLGLTNHVILILFFISLIYQIGRATLEFTPWNVFPFIPDLDEIVTKRRRAGIFAAVMSFTRKSTVAVATIAVGFVLDNSGFVKNAAHEPVAAQHAIANILLFGTGGLIVLALLVALTFKLNKQSHAVVLDEIERLRQGGRKEDVDPQVAQTVKDLTGVDYQRVWPDDQH; encoded by the coding sequence ATGGGTCATAACAAGGTTTATACCCCACGAAAGATTACGGTATGGCGTGGCATTGGTTACGGAATTGTTGACTTCGTCGGTGGCGGATCCATGACCATTATCGGGGCCTGGATGCTGTTCTTCTATACCTCGTACTGTAACCTGACGGCCGTTCAAGGGGCGTCGATTATTGGGGCCGCTCGAGTGGCGGACGCCATCTGTAGCTTGCTGATGGGGAGTTTAACCGATAATTTTTATAAGAATAAATTGGGGAAACGTTTCGGACGGCGCCACTTCTTCCTGTTAATCGGGTCACCGCTAATGTTGCTCTATATCACCTTATGGATTGCCGGTATGAATTATTGGTACTACTTCACGACATACATGGTGTTTGAGGTGATCTCAAGTGCCATGATGATTCCTTACGAAACGTTACCGAACGAAATGACGGATGATTTTAATGAGCGGACGAAGTTGTCCTCAGCTCGGATGTTTATCTCTGCTGGGGCTACGTTCCTCGCCACGTTCATTCCGGGACAATTGTTTGCCATCCTGGGTCAGCACAGCCCGATTCCTTTCCTGGTGAACGGGACCATGTTTGCGGTCATCTTTGCCATCGGGGTGTACATGTGTTATGCCGTGACCTGGGAAAAGCCAGTCACACCAGAAATGGCGGCGGAATTAGAAAAGGATGCCGTCAACCGGGGCAGCTTAGGTCAGCGCTTCTGGGGATTACTGAAGGACTATGGTTCAACGTTACGGATTAAGAGTTTCCGCAAGCATTTGCTAATCTATCTCTTTTCCTTTACGGGGAAGGATACGGTCAATACGGTCTTTGCCTACTTTTGTATCTATTGCTTAGGTTTATCGGCCACGGTAGCCGCTAACTTGTTGTCATTATCCTTAGTTGGGTTATTAGTCACGATTGTAGCCGGTTTTGCCATGGTTAAGTTTGGACCTAAGTTCCTATACACGACGGGTTATGGGTTGATGCTCGCCATGTTAATTGCCTATTATCTCTGTTTTAAGCTGGGGCTCACCAACCACGTTATCCTGATCTTATTCTTTATTTCTTTAATCTATCAAATTGGGCGGGCAACGCTTGAGTTTACCCCTTGGAACGTTTTTCCGTTCATTCCGGATTTGGATGAAATCGTGACGAAGCGTCGGCGAGCTGGGATTTTTGCGGCCGTCATGAGCTTTACCAGAAAATCGACGGTGGCTGTCGCCACTATCGCGGTTGGGTTTGTCTTGGATAACAGTGGCTTCGTTAAAAATGCCGCCCACGAACCCGTGGCTGCCCAACACGCGATTGCCAATATCCTATTGTTCGGGACGGGGGGCCTCATTGTGTTGGCCTTGTTAGTGGCTTTGACGTTTAAGCTCAATAAACAAAGTCACGCGGTAGTCCTCGATGAAATTGAACGGTTGCGCCAAGGCGGGCGGAAGGAAGACGTTGATCCGCAAGTAGCCCAGACCGTTAAGGACTTAACGGGGGTCGATTATCAACGAGTTTGGCCGGATGACCAACACTAG